A region from the Fundulus heteroclitus isolate FHET01 chromosome 22, MU-UCD_Fhet_4.1, whole genome shotgun sequence genome encodes:
- the agt gene encoding angiotensinogen, with the protein MCNAAADQLDLSKGSEDRGPHSEPHSATVDTQESESSKGNMQNLRSHLLVALVCCWISGGHANRVYIHPFHLFAVENVSCETLQSSAVKPLETVPVGSLDIGVLTPDSRDQSTLDAQKQNMSERTAVLAGLLNPLGLRLYHALSSKENSTNTLLSPVNMFGSLVGFYLGASKKTARSYQELLGLSSGHDREDCVSLVDGHKVLSTLQGINSLVDEGPRDEIATQVWAFARSGAQLSRDFVQGTQDFSDSSFVRGVNFSTPEEAETLVNNFVEKTSDGKVKSVFKGLDPTNNLLFVSSFSFKGNWVTAFQPDKTSMEEFHVDETTKVMTSMMTRTYRYHYLDDKVKKCTVVKLPLSNQSHMLLILPHDGATLGQIEARLLTNLMADWHKNLQEGLLELSLPKFSVSSVIDIRELLSTMNPPLEPTLLGSQAEFSQLSNIKPFSIDKAINSVMFEMSGDGAEPQDRTPEAGVPLKLSINRPFFFAVIENNYESILLLGKVTNPTV; encoded by the exons ATGTGTAACGCTGCTGCTGACCAGCTGGACTTAAGTAAAGGATCAGAGGACAGAGGACCTCATTCTGAACCTCACTCAGCCACTGTCGACACGCAAG AGAGTGAATCATCAAAAGGTAACATGCAGAATCTACGCTCGCATCTTCTAGTAGCCTTGGTGTGTTGCTGGATCTCTGGAGGCCATGCCAACCGTGTCTACATTCACCCCTTCCATCTTTTCGCTGTGGAGAACGTCAGCTGTGAGACTCTGCAGAGCTCAGCTGTGAAGCCCCTTGAAACCGTCCCCGTAGGGTCTCTTGACATCGGGGTTTTGACCCCGGACAGCAGGGACCAGTCAACTCTGGACGCCCAGAAGCAGAACATGTCAGAGAGGACAGCGGTCCTGGCTGGACTGCTGAACCCTCTCGGCCTGCGGTTGTACCACGCTCTCAGCAGCAAAGAGAACAGCACCAACACCCTCCTCTCTCCAGTCAACATGTTTGGGTCGCTCGTTGGCTTTTACTTGGGAGCTTCTAAGAAGACGGCACGCTCCTACCAG GAATTGCTTGGCCTCAGCAGTGGTCACGACAGAGAGGACTGTGTATCTTTAGTAGATGGACACAAGGTCCTCAGTACACTGCAAGGCATCAACTCTCTGGTGGACGAAGGGCCTAGAGACGAAATCGCCACCCAGGTCTGGGCCTTCGCCCGCAGCGGCGCTCAGCTATCCAGGGACTTTGTCCAAGGAACGCAAGACTTCTCAGACTCGTCGTTTGTCCGAGGTGTGAACTTCTCGACGCCCGAGGAGGCAGAGACGCTGGTGAACAACTTTGTGGAGAAGACCTCTGACGGGAAGGTCAAGAGCGTCTTCAAAGGCTTGGACCCAACCAACAACCTTCTCTTCGTCTCGTCCTTCAGCTTCAAAG GCAACTGGGTGACAGCTTTCCAACCAGACAAGACCTCCATGGAAGAGTTTCATGTGGATGAAACAACAAAAGTCATGACTTCAATGATGACACGCACGTATCGCTACCACTACCTGGACGATAAG gtgAAAAAGTGCACCGTTGTGAAGCTGCCACTCAGTAATCAGTCCCACATGCTGCTGATTCTACCTCACGATGGAGCTACCCTCGGTCAAATTGAGGCCAGGCTGCTCACTAACCTCATGGCAGACTGGCACAAGAACCTTCAGGAAGG TTTGTTGGAGCTTTCACTGCCCAAGTTCTCCGTGTCTTCAGTGATCGACATCCGTGAGCTGCTGTCCACCATGAACCCTCCACTCGAGCCCACACTGCTGGGCTCCCAGGCTGAGTTCAGCCAGCTCAGCAACATCAAACCTTTCTCCATAGACAAG GCCATCAACAGTGTGATGTTTGAGATGTCAGGGGACGGAGCAGAACCTCAGGACAGGACCCCAGAAGCAGGCGTCCCTCTGAAGCTGTCCATCAACAGGCCCTTCTTTTTCGCCGTTATAGAAAACAATTACGAATCCATCCTGCTGCTGGGCAAGGTCACCAACCCTACAGTCTAA